CGATCCGGTCTACTGCCTGAAGAGCACGATGCAGGCGATAGAGCGCTCCGGCATAGACCGCTCGCGCATAGTCTTCGAGGTTACGGAGTCGGACGAAGTACGCGATACGGATCACCTCTACAACACCCTCGCTTTTTACCGGAACGCCGGTTTCAAGGTCGCTCTGGACGACCTCGGGGCGGGCTACAGTTCCCTGAACCTTCTCGCCCGCTTGAGGCCGGACTTCGTCAAGCTCGACATGTACCTCGCTCACGACGTAGAGAGCGACCCGTACAAGGCGATGGTCGCCAGCAGGCTCATGGACCTTGCCCGCGACCTCGAGGTGCGCATCGTCGCCGAAGGCATCGAGACCGAAGAGCAGTGGCGCTGGTTCCACAATGCCGGGGCAGACTTCATGCAGGGGTACTTCTTTGCCCGGCCCGCCTCTCCGCCGCCCGTCCTTGATCTGAAGCCGTACGACCTCCGCGAAACCCGTAGCGCGTAGAGGCGTATACGAGTAGCATTCAAGCGTTCGCAAGGTGCAGCGGCCCAGCAGAGGAGGACACATGAGCGAGACGGATCTCAGACAGTTTACGGAGGTCAGCCCGGAGGGTCGGTTCACCCTTCAGAACTCGTCAATGCTGAAGGTGCGGCTCGACGGCGACGAAGTCCAGGCTCTTCTCGGCTCGATGGTCGCTTATCAGGGCGACGTCCGCTTTGAGCGGAAATCCGGCGGCCTCGGACGGTTCTTCAAAAAAGCCGTAACCGGCGAGGGCGTGCAGCTTATGCGCTGCACCGGTTCGGGTGACCTGTTTCTGGCGCAGGACAAGCGGAAGATCATGGTCATAGACCTGAAAAACGAACGCATGACGGTAAACGGCGACAATATTCTTGCCTTCGAGCCGGGTATCGAGTGGGACATCCGGCGCGTCGAGGGGGCCGGGCGCCTCGCTGGCGGCCTCTTCAACGTCGTGCTGGAGGGGACCGGAAAGGTCGCGGTGACTTCCGCCGGAGAACCCGTCATGCTCGACACGAAGACCCCGACCTACGCCGACCCGGAATCCGCGATAGCGTGGAGCGGCGGGGTAAAGACCGGGGTCAGGAGCGACGTATCATTCAAGACCTTTCTCGGGCGCGGAAGCGGAGAGTCGTTTCAGATCTCTTTTGAAGGCTCCGGCTGGGTTCTGATCCAACCCTCGGAAGGCGCGGTCGTGCCACCCCATTCGCACGGCGAATCGGGCGGCGGAGGCGGCTTCGACTTCGGCAACTGAGGCCGAAGCCGACGTATTGCCGGGGCCGGGTTGACCCGGCTCCTTTTCTCTACCTACCCCACAACCAGGTTCACGAGTCGCCCCGGTACGTAAATAGCTTTTCTGAGCGTCTTGCCGTTTGTGTGGACGGCGACTTTCTCGCTGGCGAGGGCGAGTTCCTTTGCCGCGTCTTCCTCGATGTCTGAGGGGGCTTCGATGCGGTCGCGGAGCTTGCCGTTTACCTGCACGATGAGCGTTATCTTCTCCGCCAGAGTCTCGGCCTCGTCCCACCCGGGCCAGCCCTGAAGGTGTACGGATTCGTCCGTTCCGACCTCGGCCCACAACTCCTCTGCGTGGTGCGGGGCGATGGGCGCGAGCAGGAGCGCGAACGTCTGGACGGCTCCGTTCCACTCGCCTTTCCCGACCCCGCCTTTTATAGCCAGCAGGTAGTTCACGTACTCCATCATCGCGGCGATGGCGGTGTTGAACCGGAACGC
This sequence is a window from Rubrobacter indicoceani. Protein-coding genes within it:
- a CDS encoding AIM24 family protein, translated to MSETDLRQFTEVSPEGRFTLQNSSMLKVRLDGDEVQALLGSMVAYQGDVRFERKSGGLGRFFKKAVTGEGVQLMRCTGSGDLFLAQDKRKIMVIDLKNERMTVNGDNILAFEPGIEWDIRRVEGAGRLAGGLFNVVLEGTGKVAVTSAGEPVMLDTKTPTYADPESAIAWSGGVKTGVRSDVSFKTFLGRGSGESFQISFEGSGWVLIQPSEGAVVPPHSHGESGGGGGFDFGN